In a single window of the Methanofollis ethanolicus genome:
- a CDS encoding radical SAM protein — translation MDRLRLKAALLAAGKVKVAGVPPGPYLSSSTAGPGAGGEGSVFFSVDGMRVRLSVDPHADLVLIHEGKGNATLPFHGEMVRGVLEVPGFHCPRQAFITLTASCIFSCLYCAVPGRVGRTKSTEEVVAMVRSVIGRIDAISLTSGVAGSIEEEERRALDAVRALVPFDLPIGVSIYPTRNSPRLLREAGAAEVKFNIEAATPGLFAEMCPGLEWNLVWEVLEESVRLFGKNHVQSNIIVGLGESDEEMAAAVRRLCSLGVIPVLRPLTPSAGLAHFPRPSAERLLKLHAVAREEMVAAGLDAREALTMCAACMGCDLVPGRD, via the coding sequence ATGGACCGGCTGAGGCTGAAGGCCGCACTCCTTGCCGCAGGAAAGGTGAAGGTCGCGGGCGTCCCCCCCGGCCCGTACCTCTCCTCCTCCACCGCGGGACCCGGCGCCGGCGGCGAGGGTTCTGTCTTTTTTTCTGTCGACGGCATGAGAGTCCGTCTTTCGGTGGACCCCCATGCCGACCTCGTCCTCATCCATGAGGGGAAGGGGAACGCGACCCTTCCTTTCCACGGGGAGATGGTCAGGGGCGTCCTCGAAGTGCCGGGCTTCCACTGCCCGCGGCAGGCCTTCATCACCCTCACCGCGTCCTGTATCTTCTCCTGCCTGTACTGTGCCGTCCCCGGCCGGGTTGGGCGGACGAAGAGCACGGAGGAGGTCGTGGCGATGGTCAGGTCTGTCATCGGGAGGATCGACGCGATCTCCCTGACGAGCGGCGTGGCCGGGAGTATCGAGGAGGAGGAGAGACGCGCCCTCGATGCGGTGCGGGCGCTTGTCCCCTTCGATCTGCCCATCGGTGTCTCCATCTACCCGACGCGTAACTCCCCCCGTCTCCTGAGGGAGGCAGGGGCCGCGGAGGTGAAGTTCAACATCGAGGCGGCGACGCCCGGCCTCTTTGCGGAGATGTGCCCAGGCCTCGAGTGGAACCTCGTCTGGGAGGTGCTCGAGGAGTCGGTGCGCCTCTTCGGGAAGAACCACGTCCAGAGCAACATCATCGTTGGCCTGGGGGAGAGCGATGAGGAGATGGCGGCGGCCGTCAGGAGACTCTGCTCCCTCGGGGTGATCCCTGTCCTCAGGCCCCTCACCCCGTCGGCGGGCCTCGCGCACTTCCCGCGCCCGTCGGCAGAGCGTCTGCTCAAGCTGCATGCGGTCGCACGGGAGGAGATGGTGGCGGCCGGGCTCGACGCGAGAGAGGCATTGACGATGTGTGCGGCATGCATGGGCTGCGACCTCGTACCCGGGAGGGACTGA